From Sulfurovum xiamenensis, a single genomic window includes:
- the mgtE gene encoding magnesium transporter has protein sequence MHSTYAREKISMNEEILQKLDTLEQHIHHYNEGIDIGVHPFDIADLLIEIREVDNDLYTASLNKLPSTLLAEVLVELPKSFQEELYTNYGPKKLAKLTESLDTDDAAVLIQHIEEVDEEKADAIMSNLSDEDRDTIEELISYEDHEAGSYMQTEVFEAHLDETIGASILRLKKMKANREIDNVHHVFVVSNKRKFVGMIPLEDLILHGPKELYRDVIEEGKITISVDPHEEIKNVIETVANYDLSVIAVVNQRGILMGRITADDIYDIIEEGATEQIYNLAGVNDTAEQEESIWKIGRSRGLWLGLNLLTAIAASLVIGLFDTTLQSLVALAILMPIVASMGGNAGTQTLTVTVRQMALGDIEADEAKKTIYKEVFISLMNGVVYAVTMGVIAYMWFQMPMLGIVIGMAMIVNLFSAGFFGAVIPLTLKKFGVDPAIGSTVLLTTVTDVVGFFSFLGLATIILL, from the coding sequence GTGCACTCCACTTACGCTAGAGAGAAAATATCAATGAATGAAGAAATTTTACAAAAATTAGATACATTAGAGCAACATATACATCACTATAATGAAGGTATTGACATTGGGGTACACCCTTTTGATATCGCTGATCTACTCATTGAGATCAGGGAAGTTGACAATGATCTCTATACTGCATCTTTAAATAAACTACCGAGTACACTTTTGGCAGAAGTACTCGTAGAATTACCAAAATCATTCCAAGAAGAACTCTATACCAATTATGGTCCTAAAAAACTTGCGAAACTGACTGAATCACTCGATACGGATGATGCAGCGGTCTTGATACAGCATATTGAAGAAGTAGATGAAGAGAAAGCAGATGCCATTATGTCCAATCTCTCAGATGAGGACAGGGATACCATCGAAGAACTCATATCATATGAAGACCATGAAGCCGGTTCTTATATGCAAACAGAAGTCTTTGAAGCGCATCTGGATGAAACCATTGGCGCTTCAATACTCCGTCTCAAAAAGATGAAAGCAAACAGAGAGATCGACAATGTACATCATGTATTTGTTGTTTCAAATAAGAGAAAGTTCGTCGGTATGATACCTCTGGAAGATCTTATTCTTCATGGACCTAAAGAGCTCTACAGGGATGTCATAGAAGAAGGAAAGATCACTATTTCTGTTGACCCGCATGAGGAGATAAAAAATGTGATCGAAACGGTTGCCAACTATGACCTCAGTGTGATCGCCGTAGTGAATCAAAGAGGTATCCTCATGGGTCGTATCACCGCAGATGACATCTATGATATCATAGAAGAAGGTGCAACAGAACAGATCTATAACCTTGCCGGTGTTAATGATACAGCCGAACAAGAGGAGAGTATCTGGAAGATCGGCCGATCAAGAGGACTTTGGCTGGGGCTTAACCTTTTAACAGCTATTGCCGCATCCCTGGTCATCGGACTTTTTGATACAACACTTCAATCCCTTGTTGCACTCGCCATTTTAATGCCTATCGTTGCTTCTATGGGAGGCAATGCCGGGACACAAACACTGACAGTTACAGTAAGACAGATGGCACTCGGAGATATAGAAGCAGATGAGGCAAAAAAAACCATCTATAAAGAGGTTTTCATCTCATTGATGAATGGTGTTGTGTATGCTGTAACTATGGGTGTGATCGCTTACATGTGGTTTCAAATGCCTATGCTTGGTATCGTCATAGGTATGGCGATGATAGTGAATCTTTTTTCTGCCGGATTCTTCGGTGCAGTAATTCCCTTGACGCTCAAAAAATTCGGTGTAGACCCGGCCATAGGTTCTACTGTTCTTTTAACAACGGTAACGGATGTAGTTGGATTTTTCAGTTTTCTTGGACTTGCAACTATTATTTTATTATAA
- a CDS encoding MBL fold metallo-hydrolase RNA specificity domain-containing protein encodes MATVTSHGAAKVVTGSCHLLAIEHGPRILIDCGMFQGPEEDRNYSAFGFDPSEIDYLLITHAHLDHVGRIPKLVKEGFRGVIYATEATRDIAEIILLDSAKIMKEDFETNYRKAQRKGKEDEVMAPLYDEDDVEAAFDLAWEYPEYDNTVTILDSLKVTYRNAGHILGAAFIEITYKEDSVEQTIVFSGDIGNDKNLVMENLAKCPYANYLYVESTYGDRNHKDLDASIVEFKRVIIDTLRDWGNVLIPSFAVERTQEILIILKEMHDRKELPHCKIFLDSPMATRATEVYNNYSDLLSEKCQEYKKRDGTVFDFESLIYTPDVEGSRAINEVDTRAIIIAGSGMCTGGRIIHHFKNRLWNPKNAVIFVGYQAIGTLGRHIVDGARWVKIFNEDILIKASVHTINGFSAHADQEGIIKWISQMEDLYRIYLIHGEEDKQTILRSVIENALDKKAHIVEPEEVIYLG; translated from the coding sequence ATGGCAACAGTAACTTCCCATGGTGCGGCTAAAGTAGTAACCGGCTCCTGTCATTTGCTTGCGATCGAGCACGGACCTCGTATTCTTATTGATTGTGGTATGTTTCAAGGACCTGAAGAGGACCGAAACTATTCTGCATTTGGTTTTGATCCATCCGAGATAGATTATCTTCTTATCACACATGCGCACCTTGACCATGTAGGACGCATCCCTAAACTGGTCAAAGAAGGGTTCAGGGGTGTGATCTATGCAACGGAAGCCACACGTGATATTGCTGAAATTATACTCCTTGACAGTGCCAAGATCATGAAAGAGGATTTTGAGACCAATTATAGAAAAGCACAGCGAAAAGGAAAAGAAGACGAGGTCATGGCACCTTTGTATGATGAAGATGATGTGGAAGCAGCATTTGATCTTGCTTGGGAATATCCGGAGTATGATAACACGGTTACCATTCTGGATTCTCTTAAGGTGACCTATCGTAATGCAGGACATATACTTGGTGCCGCATTCATAGAGATCACCTATAAGGAAGACAGTGTAGAGCAGACCATTGTATTTTCCGGAGATATAGGCAATGATAAGAATTTGGTCATGGAAAATCTAGCAAAGTGTCCCTATGCGAATTATCTCTATGTAGAATCTACCTATGGTGACCGTAACCATAAAGATCTGGATGCGAGTATCGTAGAGTTCAAACGTGTGATCATCGATACCTTGCGTGATTGGGGTAATGTATTGATCCCTTCATTTGCTGTGGAGCGTACACAAGAGATATTGATCATTTTAAAAGAGATGCATGACAGAAAAGAATTGCCCCATTGCAAGATCTTTTTAGACAGCCCTATGGCTACACGTGCCACTGAAGTCTATAACAACTACAGTGATCTTCTCAGTGAGAAGTGTCAGGAGTACAAAAAAAGAGATGGAACGGTGTTTGATTTTGAAAGTCTTATCTATACACCAGATGTAGAAGGGTCCAGAGCCATTAATGAAGTAGATACCCGTGCCATTATCATAGCAGGGAGTGGTATGTGTACGGGAGGAAGGATCATACATCACTTTAAAAACCGTCTTTGGAATCCTAAAAATGCTGTTATATTTGTAGGATATCAGGCGATTGGAACGTTGGGACGTCATATCGTTGATGGTGCACGATGGGTCAAGATATTTAATGAGGATATCTTGATCAAAGCAAGTGTGCATACGATCAACGGATTTTCAGCACATGCAGACCAGGAGGGGATTATCAAATGGATATCACAGATGGAGGATCTCTATCGTATCTATCTTATACATGGAGAAGAGGACAAACAGACTATATTACGAAGTGTTATTGAAAATGCGCTAGATAAAAAAGCACATATTGTAGAACCTGAAGAAGTGATTTATCTGGGATAA